In Streptomyces camelliae, the sequence CGGGTCAGACGGACAGACCCCGCACCAGGAGGTCGAGCAGGGCACACACGAACAGGGCAATGCCGATGAAGCCGTTGACCGAGAAGAACGCCCTGTTGAGGCGGGACAGGTCGTGCGGGCGGACGATGCGGTGCTCGTAGCCGAACGCGCCCGCGACGATCACCAGGCCCAGCCAGAAGAAGGCGCCGGCGTGCGTGGCCACGCCGTACCAGACGAACAGGGCCGTCGTCACCGCGTGGCAGGCCCGCGCACCCCAGATCGCGGCCGGGATGCCGAAGCGCGCCGGGACCGACATGACGCCGATCTCGCGGTCGGTCTCGACGTCCTGGCAGGCGTAGATCAGGTCGAAACCGCCGATCCAGATGCCCACGGCCAGGCCGAGGATCACCGCGTCCCAGGACCAGGAACCGGAGATGGCCAGCCAGCCGCCCACCGGGCCCATCGCCTGGGCGAGGCCCAGGATGGCCTGCGGGAAGTTCGTGAAGCGTTTGCCGTACGGGTAGACCACCATCGGGATCACCGCGACCGGGGCCAGCGCCAGGCACAGGGGGTTCAGGAGAGCCGCCGCGCCCAGGAAGATCACCAGCGCGATCAGGGCGCCCGTCCAGGCGTGGCGGACCGACATCGCGCCGGTCACCAGCTCGCGGTGGGCCGTGCGCGGGTTCCGGGCGTCGATCTCGCGGTCGATGATCCGGTTGACCGCCATCGCGAACGTGCGCAGGCCGACCATGCAGATCGTGACCAGCAGCAGCCGGGCCCAGTGGATGTTCCTGTCCCACTGGTACATCGCGGTCAGGGAGGCGATGTAGGCGAAGGGCAGCGCGAAGATCGAGTGCTCGATCATCACCAGGCGCAGGAAGGCCCGCGTACGTCCCGGCGGCTGGATAGCGGCGGTGGTCACAATCCGTATTCCTTCCAGCGGCGGTCCACCAGGGCCGCCGTATCGGGGTCGGACAGGACCATGTCCGGCCAGCCTCCGTCCCGTGTGTAGCCCTCCTCCGGCCACTTCTTCGTGGCGTCGATGCCCGCCTTGCCACCCCAGAACTGCTGGTAGGAGGCATGGTCGAGGTGGTCGACGGGGCCTTCGACGACCGTGAGGTCACGGGCGTAGTCGGTGTTGCCCAGGGCCCGCCAGGCGACCTCGTGCAGATCGTGCACGTCGCAGTCGGAGTCCACGATCACGATCAGCTTGGTGAGGGACATCATGTGCGCCCCCCAGATCGCGTGCATCACCTTCTGCGCGTGCTTCGGGTACTTCTTGTCGATCGAGACGATCGCGCAGTTGTGGAAGCCGCCGGCCTCGGGCAGGTGGTAGTCCACGATGTCCGGGACGATGATCTTCAGGAGGGGCAGGAAGAAACGCTCCGTCGCCCGGCCCAGCGGGCCGTCCTCCGTCGGCG encodes:
- the mqnP gene encoding menaquinone biosynthesis prenyltransferase MqnP; the encoded protein is MTTAAIQPPGRTRAFLRLVMIEHSIFALPFAYIASLTAMYQWDRNIHWARLLLVTICMVGLRTFAMAVNRIIDREIDARNPRTAHRELVTGAMSVRHAWTGALIALVIFLGAAALLNPLCLALAPVAVIPMVVYPYGKRFTNFPQAILGLAQAMGPVGGWLAISGSWSWDAVILGLAVGIWIGGFDLIYACQDVETDREIGVMSVPARFGIPAAIWGARACHAVTTALFVWYGVATHAGAFFWLGLVIVAGAFGYEHRIVRPHDLSRLNRAFFSVNGFIGIALFVCALLDLLVRGLSV